Proteins from a single region of Ziziphus jujuba cultivar Dongzao chromosome 1, ASM3175591v1:
- the LOC132803236 gene encoding uncharacterized protein LOC132803236 translates to MAVQFMFSVPVPVTTPKPKPAPEADNRIWSLYVGDLDPQVTEADLIDKFRLIGPIASVRLCRDSFTGDSLRYAYVNFFTSLDASTALCFLNHKDLKGKPIRIMRSQRYPLTRKTGIANLFVKNLHPSITSAQLQSMFSRYLQ, encoded by the exons atggcAGTTCAGTTCATGTTCAGCGTTCCGGTTCCGGTGACAACACCAAAGCCAAAGCCAGCACCGGAGGCTGATAATCGGATATGGTCGCTGTACGTGGGAGACCTGGACCCACAAGTCACGGAAGCAGACCTCATTGATAAGTTTCGTTTAATAGGTCCCATTGCTTCTGTGCGTCTCTGCCGTGATTCTTTCACCGGCGACTCCCTTCGCTACGCCTACGTCAACTTCTTCACGTCATTAGACG CGTCCACGGCTTTATGCTTTCTCAACCACAAGGATCTCAAAGGAAAACCCATAAGAATAATGCGGTCGCAGAGATACCCTTTGACAAGAAAAACGGGTATTGCAAACCTTTTTGTTAAAAACCTTCACCCGTCCATCACCAGTGCTCAATTGCAGTCTATGTTCTCCCGTTATCTTCAATAG
- the LOC107435313 gene encoding uncharacterized protein LOC107435313, with translation MEQNLPVIAKRIWRLVRAVFFVLRKSMSKRKLLLDLDMMMKRGKIAGKALGNLMFHHHHHLFTASASARRSADHPNLSFASQREYEFSCSNTPSYPFSLSKRRNHSHNFFGCAHAPPTLDDEATTANALKAVLEILNNNDVVVEASPALPGFGKSPMVRQLRITDSPFPLRNVDDDDTHVDEAAEEFIKRFYKDLKLQRGE, from the coding sequence atggaacAGAATCTACCAGTAATAGCGAAGAGAATATGGAGGCTAGTACGCGCCGTATTCTTCGTGTTGAGAAAAAGCATGTCCAAGAGAAAACTACTCCTTGACCTCGACATGATGATGAAGCGTGGCAAAATCGCTGGCAAAGCTCTCGGCAACCTCAtgttccaccaccaccaccacctcttCACCGCCTCCGCGTCTGCCCGCCGATCCGCCGACCACCCTAACCTCTCCTTCGCCTCCCAACGCGAGTACGAGTTCAGCTGCAGCAACACTCCTTCCTACCCTTTCTCCCTCTCCAAGCGCCGCAACCACTCCCACAACTTCTTCGGCTGCGCCCACGCGCCTCCCACCCTCGACGACGAGGCCACCACCGCCAATGCCCTTAAAGCCGTGCTCGAGATTTTGAACAATAATGACGTTGTTGTGGAGGCTTCTCCTGCACTTCCTGGCTTCGGAAAAAGCCCCATGGTTCGCCAGCTTAGGATCACCGACTCGCCCTTCCCCTTAAGGAACGTCGACGATGATGATACTCATGTTGATGAAGCCGCAGAGGAGTTCATCAAGAGGTTTTATAAGGATTTGAAGTTGCAGAGAGGAGAAtga